One part of the Haemophilus parainfluenzae genome encodes these proteins:
- a CDS encoding integration host factor subunit alpha codes for MATITKIDITEYLLDKYQLQKAEAKSLVEDFFEEIRLSLESGGEVKLSGFGNFELRNKASRPGRNPKTGESIPVSARRVVAFKPGQKLRARVENTKPKQ; via the coding sequence ATGGCAACGATTACAAAAATTGATATTACTGAATACTTATTAGATAAGTATCAATTACAAAAAGCTGAAGCTAAATCATTAGTGGAAGACTTTTTTGAGGAAATTCGTTTATCGTTAGAATCTGGTGGCGAAGTGAAATTATCAGGTTTTGGTAATTTTGAACTTCGTAATAAAGCTTCCCGTCCAGGGCGTAATCCAAAAACAGGTGAAAGTATTCCTGTTTCTGCACGCCGTGTAGTGGCATTCAAGCCAGGGCAAAAATTACGTGCTCGCGTGGAAAATACCAAGCCAAAACAATAG
- a CDS encoding C40 family peptidase has product MNKVKCAFLVAGSFLLFACSSGVREEYAMNYKGQIGDPIMAIAMLSEQQYEWAGTPYVLGGQSRGGIDCSGFVQKTFIERFNIRLPRTTKDQAGYGKLVRKEDIQTGDLIFFKTGRGPNGYHVGIYVKEDKFLHASTKGGVIYSSMNSPYWKKAFWQIRRV; this is encoded by the coding sequence ATGAATAAGGTTAAATGTGCTTTTTTAGTCGCAGGAAGTTTTTTACTTTTTGCTTGTTCAAGTGGTGTTCGTGAAGAGTATGCAATGAACTATAAAGGTCAGATTGGTGATCCTATTATGGCCATTGCCATGTTAAGTGAACAACAATATGAATGGGCGGGTACTCCATATGTTTTAGGCGGGCAATCTCGAGGTGGTATAGATTGTTCTGGTTTTGTGCAAAAGACCTTTATTGAGCGTTTTAACATTCGCCTTCCTCGTACAACGAAAGATCAAGCGGGTTATGGAAAACTTGTTCGTAAAGAAGATATCCAAACTGGCGATTTAATTTTCTTTAAGACAGGGCGAGGACCAAATGGCTATCATGTTGGGATTTATGTAAAAGAAGATAAATTTTTACATGCTTCAACCAAAGGTGGTGTGATTTATTCTTCGATGAATAGCCCTTATTGGAAGAAAGCCTTTTGGCAAATTAGGCGAGTATAG
- the prfB gene encoding peptide chain release factor 2 (programmed frameshift), with translation MFEINPIKNKITDLSERTSVLRGYLDFDAKVERLEEVNAELEQPDVWNEPEKAQALGKERVSLEQVVDTIKNLEQGLEDVEGLLELAVEAEDEETFNEAVAELDELEQQLAKLEFRRMFSGEHDACDCYVDLQAGSGGTEAQDWTEMLLRMYLRWAESKGFKTELMEVSDGDVAGLKSATIRVSGEYAFGWLRTETGIHRLVRKSPFDSNNRRHTSFAAAFVYPEIDDDIDIEINPADLRIDVYRASGAGGQHVNKTESAVRITHMPSGIVVQCQNDRSQHKNKDQAMKQLKAKLYELELQKKNADKQAMEDNKSDIGWGSQIRSYVLDDARIKDLRTGVENRNTQAVLDGDLDRFIEASLKAGL, from the exons ATGTTTGAAATCAATCCAATCAAAAACAAAATCACCGACCTTTCCGAGCGCACTTCTGTGCTTCGGGGGTATCTT GACTTCGATGCCAAAGTCGAGCGTTTAGAAGAAGTTAATGCCGAATTAGAACAACCCGATGTGTGGAACGAACCTGAAAAAGCTCAAGCGCTTGGGAAAGAGCGCGTTTCACTTGAACAAGTAGTTGATACCATCAAAAATTTAGAACAAGGTTTAGAAGATGTTGAAGGACTGCTTGAATTAGCCGTTGAAGCGGAAGATGAAGAAACCTTCAATGAAGCCGTTGCTGAATTAGATGAGCTTGAACAACAACTTGCCAAATTAGAATTCCGCCGTATGTTTAGCGGTGAACATGATGCGTGTGATTGTTATGTCGATTTACAAGCAGGTTCTGGTGGTACAGAAGCACAAGACTGGACGGAAATGTTACTTCGCATGTACCTTCGCTGGGCTGAAAGCAAGGGCTTTAAAACAGAATTAATGGAAGTCTCGGATGGCGATGTCGCAGGTTTAAAATCAGCGACGATTCGTGTCAGTGGTGAATATGCTTTTGGGTGGTTACGCACAGAAACGGGAATTCACCGTTTAGTTCGCAAAAGCCCATTCGACTCCAATAATCGACGTCATACATCATTTGCAGCGGCTTTCGTTTATCCTGAAATTGATGACGACATTGATATTGAAATCAATCCAGCTGATTTACGTATTGATGTTTACCGTGCATCTGGTGCGGGTGGTCAGCACGTCAATAAAACTGAAAGTGCGGTGCGTATTACTCACATGCCAAGTGGGATTGTCGTGCAATGTCAAAACGATCGTTCTCAACACAAAAATAAAGATCAAGCCATGAAGCAGTTAAAAGCGAAATTGTATGAGCTTGAGTTACAAAAGAAAAATGCAGACAAACAAGCGATGGAAGATAATAAATCTGATATCGGTTGGGGCAGCCAAATTCGTTCTTATGTGTTAGATGATGCGCGTATTAAGGACCTCCGCACTGGCGTTGAAAATCGGAATACTCAAGCCGTATTGGATGGCGATCTTGATCGCTTTATTGAAGCGAGTTTGAAAGCTGGGCTTTAA
- the dsbC gene encoding bifunctional protein-disulfide isomerase/oxidoreductase DsbC: MKKLLTALLISASATAMASDAEIKSKLQALGAKNIEVKDSPVKGLKTAVTDQGILYVSENGQYVLQGKMYELTNKGPVDVAGKFLADKVNALKNEMIVYPAKNEQYVVTVFMDITCHYCHLLHQQTKEYNDLGITIRYLAFPRAGMNDTARQMETIWTAKDPVFALNEAEKGNLPKELKAPNIVKRHYDLGVQLGVQGTPSIVTSTGEVIGGYLKPQDLLAALKESVQ; this comes from the coding sequence ATGAAGAAATTACTGACCGCACTTTTAATCTCTGCTTCAGCTACTGCTATGGCGAGTGATGCTGAGATTAAATCGAAGTTACAGGCATTAGGTGCAAAAAATATTGAAGTGAAAGATTCCCCTGTGAAAGGCCTGAAAACAGCCGTGACTGATCAGGGGATTTTATATGTGAGTGAAAATGGGCAATATGTTTTGCAAGGCAAAATGTATGAATTAACAAATAAAGGCCCGGTTGATGTCGCAGGTAAATTTTTAGCCGATAAAGTAAATGCATTAAAAAATGAAATGATTGTTTATCCGGCAAAAAATGAACAATATGTCGTAACCGTATTCATGGACATTACTTGCCATTATTGCCATCTTCTCCATCAACAGACAAAGGAATATAATGATTTAGGTATTACAATTCGTTATCTTGCTTTCCCTCGAGCAGGAATGAATGATACGGCTCGTCAAATGGAAACCATTTGGACTGCAAAAGATCCTGTATTTGCATTGAACGAAGCAGAAAAAGGTAACTTACCGAAAGAATTGAAAGCACCTAATATTGTGAAAAGACACTATGATTTAGGTGTACAACTCGGCGTGCAAGGTACGCCAAGCATTGTAACGTCAACAGGTGAAGTGATTGGAGGATATTTAAAGCCTCAAGATTTGCTAGCGGCCTTAAAAGAATCGGTGCAATAA
- the recJ gene encoding single-stranded-DNA-specific exonuclease RecJ, which translates to MKKLIKRREIPAGNSVSDNALLDRLYRSRHIKNSQELDRTLQSMLNPNKLYGIQKAVDLLVEAYQQQQKIVIVGDFDADGATSTALSVLALRMLGFTDVEYLVPNRFEQGYGLSIPVAEMAMEKGVQLLMTVDNGVSSFDGVASLKEQGVKVLITDHHLPPEMLPNADAIVNPNLQQCDFPSKCLAGVGVAFYLMLALRAKFRELGIFTAETQPNFTELLDLVALGTIADVVPLDQNNRVLAHQGLMRIRAKRCRPGIIALAEVANREVEKLCSTDLGFAIAPRLNAAGRLDNMSVGVELLLAESMQEAREQALDLDSLNQVRKEIEQGMKLEALEICRNLTALSDELPMGIALFQKDWHQGVLGIVASRIKDQYHRPVIAFAQDQEGILKGSARSIEGLHMRDVLERIHSQHPDMILKFGGHAMAAGLSIKESFFPDFQKIFNQTVRDWLDKEQLQGVIWTDGELQTNEFNIQTAEEIKSGGPWGQAFPEPVFDGEFRIFEQRAIGQNKNHLKMLVEPKNGGPLLDAIAFNIDTRYYPDLSIKQAKFAYKLEINAFRGNRNIQLLVDYIEPIG; encoded by the coding sequence GTGAAAAAACTCATCAAACGTCGTGAAATTCCTGCCGGAAATTCTGTTTCAGATAATGCATTACTCGATCGTCTTTATCGTTCTCGTCATATTAAAAACAGTCAAGAATTAGACCGCACTTTGCAATCAATGCTGAATCCCAATAAATTATATGGTATTCAAAAAGCTGTAGATTTATTGGTAGAAGCTTATCAACAGCAACAAAAGATAGTTATCGTTGGTGATTTTGATGCTGATGGGGCAACGAGTACGGCGCTTTCAGTATTGGCTTTACGCATGCTTGGTTTTACTGATGTAGAATATCTTGTACCAAACCGTTTTGAACAGGGTTATGGCTTAAGCATTCCTGTTGCAGAGATGGCAATGGAAAAAGGTGTGCAATTATTGATGACGGTAGATAATGGTGTATCATCCTTTGATGGTGTGGCCTCTTTGAAAGAGCAAGGTGTGAAGGTATTGATTACGGATCATCACTTGCCACCAGAAATGCTACCGAATGCTGATGCCATTGTTAATCCAAATTTGCAACAATGTGATTTCCCTTCAAAATGTTTAGCTGGTGTAGGTGTGGCATTTTATTTAATGCTCGCTTTACGTGCAAAATTTCGCGAGTTGGGCATTTTTACGGCAGAAACACAGCCTAATTTTACTGAATTACTGGATTTAGTCGCACTCGGCACGATTGCGGATGTTGTTCCCCTTGATCAAAATAACCGCGTTTTAGCTCATCAAGGGTTGATGCGAATTCGTGCGAAACGTTGTCGCCCTGGAATTATTGCATTAGCAGAAGTGGCTAATCGAGAAGTCGAAAAACTTTGCTCGACGGACTTGGGCTTTGCGATAGCACCCCGTTTAAATGCTGCAGGGCGATTAGATAATATGTCTGTTGGTGTGGAGTTATTACTTGCAGAAAGCATGCAAGAGGCAAGAGAACAAGCCTTGGACTTAGATAGCCTGAATCAGGTTAGAAAAGAAATTGAACAAGGCATGAAGCTTGAGGCTTTAGAAATTTGCCGCAATCTCACCGCACTTTCCGATGAATTACCGATGGGAATCGCCTTATTTCAGAAAGATTGGCATCAAGGCGTATTAGGCATTGTAGCTTCTCGTATTAAAGATCAATACCATCGACCAGTCATTGCTTTTGCACAAGATCAAGAAGGCATTTTAAAAGGTTCTGCACGTTCAATTGAAGGCTTGCATATGCGCGATGTATTAGAACGCATCCATTCTCAACATCCAGATATGATTTTAAAATTTGGTGGTCATGCCATGGCTGCAGGATTAAGCATTAAAGAAAGCTTTTTCCCTGATTTTCAAAAGATTTTTAATCAAACTGTACGAGATTGGTTAGATAAAGAACAACTACAAGGCGTGATTTGGACGGATGGTGAACTTCAAACAAATGAATTTAATATTCAAACAGCAGAAGAGATCAAATCTGGCGGACCTTGGGGGCAAGCATTCCCTGAACCAGTGTTTGATGGCGAATTTAGAATTTTTGAGCAACGTGCTATTGGGCAAAATAAGAATCATTTAAAAATGTTGGTAGAACCTAAAAATGGTGGGCCATTATTAGATGCCATTGCGTTTAATATTGATACTAGGTATTATCCCGATTTATCTATTAAACAGGCAAAATTTGCTTATAAGTTAGAAATTAATGCGTTTCGAGGAAATCGAAACATCCAATTATTAGTCGATTATATTGAACCAATTGGTTAA
- a CDS encoding thiol:disulfide interchange protein DsbA/DsbL, whose product MKKVWQNKLLKGSFAMILLSVTDIAFSEVNSKSFSVQNSPHLPSANIIQFEDGRDYFSYQEPIVQAKRNDRKIPIQFFFDYDCRVCSSAQDILQLYSQIRPNKLIFKEYPVATNEDKFSAIIFYTLQRLNASELSDALLFETSEKARYTELSSLDKMSEWAALQGINQSEFDEVASSIGVKEDVSNAIDLTEEYGVFTFPYVVVDGKYVLTASTLYNDDYSVAVLDFLVNKIEQERKQ is encoded by the coding sequence ATGAAAAAAGTTTGGCAGAATAAATTATTAAAAGGATCCTTTGCAATGATATTGCTAAGCGTGACAGATATCGCATTTAGTGAAGTTAATTCAAAGAGTTTTTCTGTCCAAAATTCACCACATTTACCATCAGCAAATATCATACAGTTTGAAGATGGGCGTGATTATTTTTCATATCAAGAACCAATTGTACAAGCTAAAAGAAACGATCGTAAAATCCCCATCCAATTTTTCTTTGATTATGACTGCCGAGTTTGTTCTTCAGCTCAAGATATCTTACAGCTTTATAGTCAAATTCGCCCAAATAAGCTCATTTTCAAGGAATATCCTGTTGCAACGAATGAGGATAAATTTTCAGCAATAATATTTTATACATTGCAGCGCTTAAATGCGAGTGAGTTGTCTGATGCGTTATTATTTGAAACCTCAGAAAAAGCTCGTTATACCGAGTTATCGTCATTAGATAAAATGAGTGAATGGGCTGCTTTGCAAGGAATTAATCAGTCTGAATTTGACGAGGTAGCATCCTCTATTGGAGTGAAAGAGGATGTGAGTAATGCTATTGATTTAACTGAAGAATATGGTGTTTTTACCTTTCCTTATGTGGTTGTAGATGGAAAATATGTGCTTACAGCAAGCACACTATATAATGATGATTACAGTGTAGCGGTATTGGATTTTTTAGTGAATAAAATAGAACAAGAAAGGAAACAATAA
- a CDS encoding 5'-methylthioadenosine/adenosylhomocysteine nucleosidase: protein MKIGIVGAMAQEVEILSQLMTDKRETKVASAVIFEGKINGKEIALLQSGIGKVAAAIGTTALLQLTKPDVVLNTGSAGGVAKGLKVGDIVISDETCYHDADVTAFGYEKGQLPANPAAFLSDKQLADLADEIAQLQGQNVKRGLICSGDSFINSEEKIAQIKADFPNVTAVEMEATAIAQVCHAFNVPFVVVRAISDAGDGEASMSFEEFLPLAAKQSSALVLGMLEQL, encoded by the coding sequence ATGAAAATCGGGATTGTTGGTGCAATGGCACAAGAAGTGGAAATTTTATCTCAGTTAATGACAGATAAAAGAGAAACAAAAGTGGCAAGTGCGGTCATTTTTGAAGGCAAAATTAATGGCAAAGAGATCGCATTATTACAATCAGGAATTGGTAAAGTTGCAGCCGCTATTGGTACTACCGCTTTATTACAATTGACAAAACCGGATGTGGTTTTAAATACCGGCTCAGCAGGTGGTGTTGCAAAAGGTTTAAAAGTAGGAGATATCGTTATTTCCGATGAAACATGCTACCACGATGCAGATGTGACAGCATTTGGCTATGAAAAAGGTCAGTTACCTGCGAATCCAGCGGCTTTTCTTTCTGATAAACAATTAGCCGATTTAGCTGATGAAATTGCACAGTTACAAGGACAAAATGTAAAACGTGGTTTAATTTGCTCGGGTGATAGCTTTATTAATAGCGAAGAAAAAATTGCTCAAATTAAAGCGGATTTCCCCAATGTGACCGCAGTAGAAATGGAAGCAACCGCGATTGCGCAAGTTTGTCATGCCTTTAACGTACCTTTTGTGGTCGTTCGAGCTATTTCTGATGCAGGTGATGGCGAAGCGAGTATGTCATTTGAAGAATTTCTCCCACTTGCAGCAAAACAATCTTCAGCGTTAGTATTAGGAATGCTTGAACAGCTATGA
- a CDS encoding CHY zinc finger protein produces the protein MDDETRCVHYRGEKDIIALKCEKCLKFYPCYQCHNEAEDHNFEPWLASQFDEHAIPCGYCKQTLSIETYLSVDACPHCYHPFNPNCAKHYELYFKK, from the coding sequence TTGGATGATGAAACTCGCTGCGTTCACTATCGCGGAGAAAAAGACATTATTGCCCTAAAATGCGAAAAGTGCTTAAAGTTCTATCCCTGCTATCAATGTCATAATGAAGCCGAGGATCATAATTTTGAACCTTGGCTTGCCTCACAGTTCGATGAACATGCTATTCCTTGTGGATATTGTAAACAAACATTAAGCATCGAAACTTATCTTTCCGTTGATGCCTGCCCGCATTGTTATCATCCTTTCAATCCAAATTGTGCAAAGCATTACGAATTATATTTCAAAAAATAG
- a CDS encoding ABC transporter permease subunit (The N-terminal region of this protein, as described by TIGR01726, is a three transmembrane segment that identifies a subfamily of ABC transporter permease subunits, which specificities that include histidine, arginine, glutamine, glutamate, L-cystine (sic), the opines (in Agrobacterium) octopine and nopaline, etc.): MRSFIKKALTTSAILFYSVFSQAQDEKNLRVGIDLTYAPYAYLDNGKASGFDPDLMRTLGKNLNKNVEFKDTRIENIIIGLNAGHYDVVASALYVNPQRAKQVDFLPYLQTGGVLVVRGNDDFAPQRLEDLCGKSMSSMKGAAWIPTVNKVSEEFCAPKNLKPITIKEYPSAPEAAQALLSGGVDVQYEDAAVAQMVINQLGDRLKITNKEQLYPVLIGLAFNKDDVKGKAIIAQAIKDTLADDSYNELLKKYNLEFPNEALLKANGLENAIDQAITANSATQSAVDSDKVSEKGFNWAYLGSLFTNTDFWKAVLTVLELSTLTWIFAILWGFVLALGTQSKNPLFNKAANTYIWLFRSLPLLVLLIFIYNVPQFWPASSVVLSNPFVAGLISMVLSESAYIAEIHRGALSAIPKGQYEAGKALGIGFWGVQRHIVIPQALKVALPPLTNQYITIVKLTSLVSVISLTEILLVGQQLYTRNFLVLETLLAVAFYYVVIVSLLSWLLKKLEQRLDVSLRHEESEQPVNVERSELAPYSVLKTEHSNNAEALRIENVKKSFNHVQVLKGIDLSLKWGEVLSIIGYSGSGKTTLIRSINGLETLDQGSIYLDGESFIEGKHLASNAQNKIVNLGMVFQNYNLFPHKTVLENLLLAPEYHGKPEQETRLLALAMLDKVGLLAHANKYPHQLSGGQQQRVAIVRALVMKPKIMLFDEPTSALDPELVGEVLLVMEELAKEDMTMVIVTHEMQFALKVSDKIAFMDAGEIAFLQTPDELRKNDDPRIRKFINNEILRNDFII, translated from the coding sequence ATGCGATCCTTCATTAAAAAAGCACTCACAACAAGTGCGATTCTTTTTTATTCGGTATTTAGCCAAGCGCAAGATGAGAAAAATTTGCGTGTTGGTATCGACTTAACCTATGCGCCTTATGCATATTTAGATAATGGCAAAGCGAGTGGTTTTGATCCTGATTTAATGCGTACCTTGGGCAAAAATCTTAACAAAAATGTTGAGTTCAAAGATACCCGTATCGAAAACATTATTATCGGTTTAAATGCGGGGCACTATGATGTAGTGGCATCTGCACTTTACGTCAATCCACAGCGTGCGAAGCAAGTAGATTTCTTGCCTTACTTGCAAACAGGCGGCGTGCTTGTTGTTCGTGGTAATGATGATTTTGCGCCGCAACGCTTAGAAGACTTATGCGGTAAAAGCATGTCTTCAATGAAAGGTGCAGCATGGATTCCAACAGTAAATAAAGTGTCAGAAGAATTCTGTGCGCCGAAAAATTTAAAACCAATTACGATAAAAGAATATCCAAGTGCGCCTGAAGCTGCACAAGCATTATTGTCAGGTGGTGTGGATGTTCAATATGAAGATGCTGCCGTGGCACAAATGGTGATTAATCAATTAGGTGATCGCTTAAAAATTACTAATAAAGAACAACTTTATCCAGTATTAATCGGCTTAGCATTTAACAAAGATGATGTGAAAGGCAAAGCGATTATTGCACAAGCCATTAAAGATACATTGGCAGATGATTCATACAATGAATTGTTGAAAAAATACAATCTTGAGTTTCCAAATGAAGCCTTACTCAAAGCTAATGGTTTAGAGAATGCAATTGATCAAGCGATCACTGCAAATTCTGCAACGCAAAGTGCGGTCGATTCTGACAAAGTTTCTGAAAAAGGTTTTAACTGGGCGTATTTAGGTAGTTTATTTACTAATACAGATTTTTGGAAAGCGGTATTAACGGTTTTAGAACTCAGTACCTTAACGTGGATTTTTGCGATCCTTTGGGGCTTTGTTTTAGCATTGGGTACACAATCTAAAAATCCATTATTTAATAAAGCGGCAAACACCTATATTTGGTTGTTCCGTAGCTTGCCGTTGTTAGTGTTACTGATCTTTATCTATAACGTTCCACAATTTTGGCCTGCAAGTTCAGTGGTATTATCAAATCCGTTTGTGGCAGGTTTGATTTCAATGGTGCTAAGCGAATCAGCCTATATTGCAGAAATTCATCGTGGTGCATTATCAGCTATTCCTAAAGGTCAATATGAAGCGGGTAAAGCCTTGGGAATAGGCTTCTGGGGCGTTCAGCGTCATATTGTGATTCCACAAGCGTTGAAAGTCGCGTTACCGCCATTAACAAACCAATATATTACGATTGTTAAATTAACGTCATTGGTTTCAGTGATTTCATTAACAGAAATTTTATTAGTAGGCCAACAGCTTTATACACGTAACTTCTTGGTATTAGAAACGTTATTAGCCGTAGCATTCTACTATGTTGTGATTGTGAGCTTGCTTTCTTGGTTATTGAAAAAATTAGAACAACGTTTAGATGTGTCATTACGTCATGAAGAAAGTGAACAACCAGTTAATGTAGAACGTTCAGAACTTGCACCTTACAGTGTGTTAAAAACTGAACACAGCAACAATGCTGAAGCGTTACGCATTGAAAATGTGAAAAAATCCTTTAATCATGTTCAAGTATTAAAAGGTATAGATCTTTCATTGAAATGGGGTGAAGTGCTATCAATTATTGGTTATTCTGGTTCAGGTAAAACGACATTAATTCGTAGCATTAACGGATTAGAAACTTTAGACCAAGGTTCAATTTACTTGGATGGCGAAAGCTTTATTGAAGGTAAACATTTAGCATCGAATGCACAAAATAAAATTGTTAACTTAGGTATGGTATTCCAAAACTATAACTTGTTCCCACACAAAACAGTATTAGAGAACTTATTATTAGCACCAGAATATCATGGTAAACCAGAACAAGAAACTCGCTTGCTTGCATTGGCAATGTTAGATAAAGTAGGTCTATTAGCACATGCGAATAAATATCCGCATCAGCTATCAGGTGGTCAACAACAACGTGTGGCAATTGTACGTGCGTTAGTAATGAAACCGAAAATTATGCTCTTTGATGAACCTACATCAGCATTAGACCCTGAATTAGTGGGCGAAGTATTGTTGGTAATGGAAGAGCTTGCAAAAGAAGATATGACAATGGTGATTGTTACCCATGAAATGCAATTTGCCTTGAAAGTATCAGATAAAATTGCCTTTATGGATGCGGGTGAAATTGCCTTCTTGCAAACACCAGATGAATTAAGAAAAAATGACGATCCTCGTATTCGTAAATTCATCAATAACGAAATTTTAAGAAACGACTTTATTATTTAA